Proteins from one Oscillatoria sp. FACHB-1407 genomic window:
- a CDS encoding ABC transporter permease — translation MTWWQKFRKNSLAQLGAIILLIFYLTVIAAEFFAPYDPYASQVDGSLLPPTEVYWRNQETGQFIGPHVYPTTQGPVDLETGDRLVSVDFSRPSPIRLFVQGDEYRFLEIKLPLPTRLSLSEPQFEEITVFPGIPGNLHLFGTAGDGRINVLGTDEQARDQFSRLIYGGRVSLSIGLVGIIISFPLGMLVGGISGYFGGVVDASLMRIVEVLMTIPSIYLLVALAAVLPAGLTSSQRFLLIVLITSFVSWAGLARVIRGQVLSIKEREFVQAARAMGGRSLYIITRHVLPQTATYIIISATLSIPSFIVAEAVLSLIGLGIQQPDPSWGNMLSLATNASFLVLQPWLIWSPAILIVVTVLAFNLLGDGLRDALDPRGLQR, via the coding sequence ATGACGTGGTGGCAGAAGTTTAGAAAAAATTCCCTCGCTCAACTCGGCGCAATTATTCTGTTGATTTTTTATTTAACGGTCATTGCTGCGGAGTTTTTTGCTCCCTATGATCCCTATGCCTCGCAGGTGGATGGGTCACTGCTGCCACCCACTGAGGTTTATTGGCGCAATCAGGAAACGGGGCAGTTCATTGGTCCTCACGTCTACCCCACTACACAAGGCCCAGTTGATTTGGAGACGGGCGATCGCCTGGTGTCAGTTGATTTCAGTAGACCGTCTCCGATTCGGTTGTTTGTTCAGGGAGATGAGTATCGGTTTCTAGAGATAAAGCTGCCTCTGCCAACACGTTTGTCGTTGAGTGAGCCACAGTTTGAAGAAATCACTGTGTTTCCCGGTATTCCCGGCAATCTTCACCTATTTGGAACGGCGGGAGATGGCAGGATCAACGTTTTGGGAACGGATGAGCAGGCACGCGATCAGTTCAGTCGTCTGATCTATGGGGGACGGGTCAGCCTCAGCATTGGCCTGGTAGGGATTATCATTTCCTTCCCGTTGGGAATGCTGGTAGGAGGCATTTCTGGCTACTTTGGTGGGGTGGTAGATGCATCCCTGATGCGAATTGTCGAAGTGTTGATGACAATTCCCAGTATTTATTTGTTGGTGGCATTAGCAGCGGTCTTGCCTGCGGGGTTAACCAGTTCACAACGGTTTTTGTTGATTGTTCTGATTACCTCATTCGTCAGTTGGGCAGGTCTGGCACGGGTGATTCGGGGGCAGGTGCTCTCGATTAAAGAAAGGGAGTTTGTACAAGCGGCACGAGCCATGGGGGGGCGATCGCTCTACATCATCACGCGCCACGTATTACCGCAGACTGCAACCTATATCATCATTTCAGCCACCCTTTCGATTCCCAGCTTCATTGTTGCTGAAGCCGTTCTTAGCCTGATCGGACTGGGCATTCAACAACCCGACCCCTCCTGGGGCAATATGTTGTCTCTTGCCACCAATGCCTCATTCCTCGTGTTGCAACCGTGGCTAATCTGGTCACCTGCCATCCTCATTGTTGTCACCGTGTTGGCATTCAACTTGTTAGGCGATGGCTTGCGTGATGCCCTTGATCCACGTGGTTTGCAGCGGTGA
- a CDS encoding CPBP family glutamic-type intramembrane protease codes for MLIRVVCDRIWLAITTFPTWQEWLTAGGLGLLLAVLLIPLGLAIGFLQVEVIRSPKVILTVGAIALFSPGITEELLFRALLLPHPSESVSFTNLSIWFSFSLILFILYHPLNALSLYPAGRPTFMTPGFLVLAALLGVICAIAYLQTGSLWLPVLLHWLAVMVWLLCLGGYRRLQKNEE; via the coding sequence GTGTTGATTCGTGTGGTGTGCGATCGCATCTGGCTGGCTATCACAACCTTTCCCACCTGGCAGGAGTGGTTAACGGCGGGAGGGTTGGGTTTGCTATTGGCGGTGTTGCTGATTCCGTTGGGATTGGCGATCGGGTTTCTTCAGGTTGAAGTGATTCGTTCGCCCAAAGTTATCTTGACCGTGGGGGCGATCGCTCTCTTCTCTCCCGGCATCACCGAAGAACTATTGTTTCGAGCCTTGCTCTTGCCCCATCCCAGTGAATCTGTCTCCTTCACCAATCTCAGCATATGGTTTAGCTTCAGCCTGATTCTGTTTATTCTTTACCATCCCCTAAATGCGTTAAGCCTTTATCCTGCGGGTCGTCCTACCTTTATGACTCCCGGTTTTTTAGTGCTGGCGGCTCTGTTGGGGGTGATTTGTGCGATCGCCTATCTGCAAACGGGGTCGCTGTGGTTGCCTGTCCTCCTGCACTGGCTGGCGGTTATGGTTTGGTTGTTATGTCTGGGGGGATATCGGCGGTTGCAGAAGAATGAGGAATGA
- a CDS encoding pentapeptide repeat-containing protein: MANLEHLARLQTGVAAWQAWRASQSGVELDLSGVDLSHLNLEEIDLSFVNLQASDFSDTTLVAANLSHANLSNAILHGTQLAEANLSEADLTLAQLVNGNLSGADLEAANLIGADLRGINLRGANLRATNLRGTSLTNAKLRGANLSDAKLERASLSGADLRQVNLSQANLSSANLHQTELIGAYLCRTNLSQADLSQVHLSAAHALEADFSGANLMGADLRWANLSGANFSGANLSGAGLRGANLSRANLQGANLRDVNLQGANLSRANLRQADLQDIDLREVRFSFANLRGAIMPDGMVYR, encoded by the coding sequence ATGGCCAATCTCGAACATCTTGCGCGATTGCAAACAGGAGTGGCAGCGTGGCAAGCATGGCGAGCCAGTCAGTCAGGAGTAGAGCTAGATTTGAGCGGCGTTGATTTAAGCCACTTAAATCTGGAAGAGATTGACTTGAGTTTTGTCAATCTACAAGCCTCTGACTTTAGTGACACCACCTTAGTAGCTGCCAATCTCAGTCATGCTAATCTCAGCAATGCCATTTTGCATGGCACTCAACTGGCGGAAGCCAATTTGAGCGAAGCCGATCTGACATTAGCTCAGTTGGTCAATGGCAATTTATCTGGGGCTGATCTAGAAGCGGCAAATTTAATCGGGGCAGACCTGCGGGGGATTAATTTACGGGGGGCAAACCTGCGAGCGACTAACCTGCGAGGGACTAGCTTGACGAATGCTAAATTACGCGGAGCCAATTTGAGTGACGCGAAATTGGAAAGAGCCAGTTTGAGTGGAGCTGATTTACGCCAAGTCAACCTGTCTCAAGCCAATTTGAGCAGTGCCAATTTGCACCAAACGGAATTAATTGGTGCTTATTTGTGTCGAACCAACTTAAGTCAGGCTGATTTGAGTCAGGTGCATTTAAGTGCGGCTCATGCGCTGGAAGCTGATTTTAGTGGAGCCAATCTCATGGGGGCTGACCTGCGATGGGCAAACCTGAGTGGTGCTAATTTCAGTGGCGCAAATTTGAGTGGCGCAGGATTGAGGGGAGCAAATCTTAGTCGTGCTAATTTACAAGGTGCCAATTTAAGGGATGTCAATTTGCAGGGGGCAAACCTGAGCCGAGCTAATTTGCGTCAAGCCGATTTGCAAGACATCGATCTGCGTGAAGTAAGATTTAGTTTTGCGAATTTGCGCGGTGCAATTATGCCAGATGGTATGGTTTATCGCTAG
- a CDS encoding DUF3370 domain-containing protein, which translates to MLEFLTLFPLAQVVTAAPPSATMPQISEVIQPNEIRPLPGQLDAVPVFNSNSPELVQSEGILLSTFPPDGMAAPSAHLNFPFQGRFDLFAHHIARGVTLDDVRTLYLGVLIFNPNDRPVRLDILQAATYLSQEAPFNDLPSYVANPLGTVFAGPGSRTTNDILRGQRQPSWPSELVIPPRSPYLFVNAPIPLRSMDALRNGIPLPQFLTSSTSGSSSPSSLSSLPPRPRRTTPATNGRSLLAYLWSSEPVYVASLAMYAPLNPNGSERAPLMSEWVDLLLRGRLAGPRDIPPTPPDRNYVSRFFYGRVAGVAQGSQWTAHLTDTPNANHLSVPQAGQAISYVLSTVDNGTFGTGQIQSAPMLARYSDTAYRAHGNYGVHYNLTLPLENNTDRAQTVAILIQTPLKEEETVGALRFLQPPDRQVFFRGTVRIRYKDDFGVTETRYLHIVQRRGQEGEPLIRLRMPRGDRRLVQVDFIYPPDSTPPQVLTVRSLDEELLR; encoded by the coding sequence ATGCTAGAGTTCTTGACACTGTTTCCCCTGGCTCAAGTTGTAACAGCAGCTCCGCCGTCGGCAACGATGCCGCAAATCTCTGAAGTAATACAACCCAATGAGATTCGTCCATTGCCTGGGCAATTAGATGCTGTTCCAGTCTTTAACAGCAACAGTCCTGAGCTAGTGCAATCAGAAGGGATTCTGCTTTCAACCTTTCCACCAGATGGGATGGCAGCTCCCTCCGCCCACCTAAACTTTCCATTTCAGGGGCGGTTTGACTTGTTTGCTCATCACATTGCGCGTGGTGTCACCCTGGACGATGTGCGGACTCTATATCTAGGGGTGCTGATCTTCAATCCTAACGATCGCCCCGTCCGTCTAGACATCTTACAAGCTGCCACCTATCTCAGCCAGGAAGCTCCTTTCAACGACCTGCCCTCCTATGTGGCTAACCCCTTGGGCACTGTCTTTGCTGGTCCCGGTAGCCGCACCACAAATGACATTCTAAGAGGACAGCGACAACCATCCTGGCCTTCGGAGCTCGTCATTCCACCCCGCAGCCCCTATCTCTTCGTGAATGCGCCGATCCCACTCCGTAGCATGGATGCTTTGCGAAATGGTATCCCCCTGCCTCAGTTCCTAACCTCCAGCACATCGGGTAGCTCTTCCCCTAGCTCGTTAAGCAGCCTGCCACCTCGACCTCGGCGCACGACTCCCGCTACCAACGGACGCAGTCTACTCGCCTATCTGTGGAGTAGCGAACCAGTTTATGTGGCGAGTTTAGCGATGTACGCGCCGCTCAATCCCAACGGTAGTGAACGCGCTCCACTCATGTCGGAATGGGTAGACCTGTTGTTACGCGGACGATTGGCAGGACCACGAGATATTCCGCCCACTCCGCCCGATCGCAATTACGTCTCTCGCTTCTTTTATGGTCGAGTTGCAGGAGTCGCACAAGGCTCTCAGTGGACTGCTCACTTAACGGATACCCCCAACGCTAACCATCTCAGCGTTCCGCAAGCTGGACAAGCCATCTCCTATGTGTTGAGCACTGTGGATAATGGCACATTTGGCACTGGACAAATTCAAAGTGCCCCAATGCTGGCGCGTTATTCTGATACTGCCTATCGGGCTCACGGCAACTACGGGGTGCATTACAACCTGACATTGCCGCTCGAAAACAATACCGATCGCGCCCAGACCGTCGCTATCTTGATCCAAACTCCTTTGAAAGAGGAAGAAACGGTAGGTGCCCTGCGTTTTTTGCAACCACCCGATCGCCAGGTGTTCTTTAGAGGAACGGTGAGAATCCGCTACAAAGATGACTTTGGAGTGACAGAGACACGCTATCTGCACATTGTGCAGCGTCGGGGACAGGAAGGTGAACCCCTGATCCGTCTGCGAATGCCACGGGGCGATCGCCGTTTGGTTCAGGTCGATTTCATCTATCCACCAGATTCAACTCCGCCCCAAGTATTGACGGTGCGTTCTTTAGACGAGGAGTTATTGCGTTAA
- a CDS encoding DnaJ C-terminal domain-containing protein: MAATDFKDYYAVLGVSKTANADEIKQTYRKLARQYHPDMNPGDKVAEARFKEINEAYEVLSDPDKRKKYDQFGQYWKQAGSWSPGSTTADYGGFDFSQYGSFDEFINELLGRFSTGAPGGGRSYNYRPPSGTGGFGGFNDYGGFDPQAGAGNLDLESTLTLTLPEAFHGVQQRLSVGSEIITVRIPAGAKPGSRIRVKGKGQISPYNNQQRGDLYLKIEVQPHSFFQFEGDNLVCEVPIAPDEAALGGAIEVPTPDGTVTMNIPAGIRSGQTLRLRGKGWPKPKDGRGDQLVRVVIVAPKDLSPTEREYYEKLRAARSSDPRSHLKNIRL; the protein is encoded by the coding sequence ATGGCTGCAACGGATTTCAAAGACTACTACGCCGTGTTAGGGGTCAGCAAAACTGCAAATGCTGACGAAATCAAGCAAACCTATCGTAAGCTGGCACGACAATATCACCCTGATATGAATCCGGGCGATAAAGTAGCGGAAGCTCGCTTCAAAGAAATCAACGAAGCCTACGAAGTGCTCTCCGACCCAGACAAACGTAAGAAATATGACCAGTTTGGGCAATATTGGAAGCAGGCAGGTAGTTGGTCGCCCGGTTCTACGACCGCTGATTATGGTGGCTTCGACTTTAGCCAGTACGGCAGCTTCGACGAATTTATTAATGAATTATTAGGTCGCTTTAGCACAGGTGCGCCTGGGGGTGGACGCAGCTACAACTATCGCCCTCCCAGTGGTACAGGAGGCTTTGGTGGCTTTAATGACTATGGTGGTTTTGATCCCCAAGCGGGTGCTGGAAATCTCGACCTAGAATCAACCCTGACGCTGACTCTCCCCGAAGCATTTCATGGGGTGCAGCAACGACTGAGTGTGGGCAGCGAAATTATCACGGTTCGCATTCCAGCAGGAGCGAAGCCAGGAAGCCGCATTCGAGTCAAGGGAAAAGGACAAATCAGTCCCTATAACAACCAACAAAGGGGCGATTTGTATCTCAAAATTGAAGTGCAACCCCACTCCTTCTTCCAATTTGAAGGGGATAATCTGGTGTGCGAAGTTCCAATCGCCCCTGATGAAGCTGCATTAGGAGGGGCGATCGAGGTGCCTACACCCGATGGCACTGTGACGATGAATATTCCAGCAGGCATCCGCTCTGGGCAAACGTTGCGTTTGCGAGGCAAGGGATGGCCTAAGCCCAAAGACGGTAGGGGAGATCAACTTGTGCGGGTTGTAATTGTTGCGCCTAAGGATCTCAGCCCCACTGAGCGGGAGTATTACGAAAAGCTGCGTGCTGCTCGTAGCAGTGATCCCAGAAGCCATCTCAAAAATATTAGGTTATAA
- a CDS encoding GNAT family N-acetyltransferase, translating into MTSSDSDKSALTAFDVEIREMGIDDIAPVYHLGEELFTSDLYPYLYRTWDEWEVIGLYNTDPEYCLVAEVDEQLAGFVLGTIITKASWVYGYIIWLGVSSQFQRRGVADKLVDKIVERMIEEGVRFMLVDTDPANVPAVKFFTRKGFGNARRHVYLSMNLNKHEYYGKLIAYERDKAERVRHKRSRRRP; encoded by the coding sequence ATGACATCTTCTGACTCTGATAAGTCCGCTCTTACCGCCTTTGATGTCGAGATTCGAGAAATGGGCATTGATGATATAGCTCCGGTATATCATCTAGGCGAAGAATTATTTACCAGTGATCTGTATCCCTACCTGTATCGCACCTGGGACGAATGGGAAGTGATCGGGCTGTACAATACAGACCCAGAATACTGTCTGGTTGCTGAAGTTGATGAGCAACTGGCGGGATTTGTGCTGGGTACGATTATTACTAAAGCCTCGTGGGTTTATGGCTATATCATCTGGCTAGGAGTTAGCTCCCAGTTTCAACGTCGGGGGGTGGCTGACAAACTGGTAGATAAGATTGTGGAGCGCATGATTGAGGAAGGCGTGCGGTTTATGTTGGTGGATACTGATCCAGCCAATGTTCCTGCTGTCAAGTTTTTCACACGTAAGGGATTTGGCAACGCTCGCCGCCATGTTTACCTCTCAATGAATTTGAATAAACACGAATATTACGGCAAGCTGATCGCGTATGAGCGTGATAAAGCCGAGCGCGTACGGCATAAACGCTCACGTCGTCGCCCTTAA
- the ggt gene encoding gamma-glutamyltransferase, protein MGITSTRGGAIAAGHPNVAEAGRAILQAGGNAFDAIVAAVLTSCVAEPTLTSIAGGGFLLAHTQDNRNILFDFFTQTPRQKRDIQSVDFYPVDVNFGSVTQEFHVGLGSMAVPGNLAGLFHVHQKLGRLPFSTVVEPAIHYAKTGVEMGEFQAYCFQILSPIWLANPEARQVAAPQGTLLQPGETLFMTELANTLAYLAEEGARPFYEGEIAQQFVKNCRDRGGYITLDDLKHYRVIEREPLMMHYRGNTFVTNPPPSSGGTLIAFALKLLSQVDLTQMSFGSTEHLTLLARVMQLTNAARKDGYDSRLYEPNVAERFLATEHLARYAQELLQTEGVGLENPTTLNKWGSTTHVSVVDNEGNAASATTSNGEGSAYVIPGTGVMVNNMLGEADLHPNGFHAWQENVRISSMMAPTMVLRQNKPEIVLGSGGSNRIRTAILQVISNIIDFGMSVETAVNSPRVHWEEGVFSVEPGFENLQIDRTQFPFDDQVVLWEQQNMFFGGVHTVFEDAAGCISGAGDRRRNGAVATC, encoded by the coding sequence ATGGGTATAACCTCAACCAGGGGTGGGGCGATCGCTGCCGGACACCCCAATGTCGCTGAAGCAGGCAGAGCCATTCTGCAAGCGGGAGGAAATGCATTTGATGCGATTGTTGCCGCTGTTTTAACCTCCTGTGTGGCGGAGCCAACGCTAACCTCGATTGCAGGAGGAGGGTTTTTGCTGGCGCACACGCAGGACAACCGCAATATCCTGTTTGACTTTTTTACCCAGACTCCAAGGCAAAAACGCGACATCCAAAGCGTTGATTTTTATCCGGTGGATGTCAACTTCGGCAGCGTAACCCAAGAGTTTCATGTGGGGTTGGGGTCGATGGCAGTCCCCGGCAACCTTGCAGGTTTGTTTCATGTGCATCAAAAACTCGGTCGATTGCCCTTCTCAACCGTTGTAGAACCTGCCATTCACTACGCCAAAACGGGGGTTGAGATGGGTGAATTTCAAGCCTACTGCTTCCAGATCTTGTCGCCCATCTGGTTAGCCAATCCTGAAGCTCGCCAGGTTGCTGCCCCTCAAGGAACGCTGTTGCAACCTGGAGAAACACTCTTCATGACAGAGTTAGCCAATACACTGGCCTATCTGGCGGAGGAAGGTGCAAGACCCTTTTATGAAGGGGAGATTGCTCAGCAATTCGTTAAGAACTGTCGCGATCGCGGTGGGTACATCACTCTAGATGATCTCAAGCACTATCGGGTGATTGAGCGAGAACCGTTGATGATGCACTATCGAGGCAACACGTTTGTCACCAATCCACCCCCCAGTTCTGGAGGCACGCTAATTGCCTTTGCGCTCAAACTCCTATCACAGGTCGATCTAACTCAGATGTCATTTGGCTCAACCGAGCATCTCACCCTACTTGCACGAGTCATGCAACTGACCAATGCGGCTCGCAAGGATGGCTACGACAGCCGATTGTATGAGCCGAATGTAGCGGAACGATTTTTGGCAACGGAGCATTTAGCGAGGTATGCCCAGGAACTGCTGCAAACTGAGGGAGTGGGTCTAGAGAATCCAACGACGCTCAACAAATGGGGTAGCACAACCCATGTGAGTGTCGTTGACAACGAGGGAAATGCTGCCAGTGCAACAACGTCTAACGGAGAGGGGTCAGCTTACGTCATCCCCGGAACTGGCGTGATGGTCAATAACATGCTGGGAGAAGCTGACCTGCACCCTAACGGCTTCCACGCATGGCAGGAGAATGTTCGCATCTCATCGATGATGGCTCCGACGATGGTGTTGCGCCAAAACAAACCGGAAATCGTGTTAGGTTCCGGAGGCTCAAACCGAATTCGTACAGCCATTTTGCAGGTGATCTCCAACATCATCGATTTTGGTATGTCAGTGGAGACAGCGGTGAATAGCCCGCGTGTGCATTGGGAGGAGGGAGTGTTTAGTGTAGAACCGGGTTTCGAGAACTTGCAGATCGATCGCACCCAGTTTCCCTTTGATGATCAGGTGGTGTTGTGGGAACAGCAGAATATGTTTTTTGGAGGAGTCCATACGGTGTTTGAAGATGCCGCAGGGTGTATCTCAGGGGCAGGCGATCGCCGCCGCAATGGAGCCGTTGCAACGTGTTGA
- a CDS encoding ABC transporter permease, with product MTQLKLRSPKLFRSLERPSLSRQMMAIGLLITLVFVTVAIFAPLMQSWGWIQDPIESLTNPIHQPPSAEHWFGTSRQGYDIFSRTLFGTQAALQVVILATVLSVLVGVPLGMVSGYLGGRLDRLLVFLMDAVYTLPGLLLSVTLAFVVGRGVINAAIALSIAYVPQYYRVVRNHTVSVKTELFIEAAQAMGASTWVVLSRYLFLNVIQSVPVLFTLNAADAALTLGSLGFLGLGLPDQTPEWGQDLRQALDALPTGIWWTALFPGLALTSLVVGLSLLGEGLNEFVNPLLRREE from the coding sequence ATGACCCAACTCAAATTGCGATCGCCCAAGTTATTCCGCAGCCTGGAGCGTCCCAGTCTCTCTCGACAAATGATGGCGATCGGGCTGTTGATCACACTGGTGTTTGTGACAGTGGCAATTTTTGCGCCTTTGATGCAGTCTTGGGGATGGATTCAAGACCCCATTGAATCGCTAACAAACCCGATTCATCAGCCTCCATCAGCAGAGCACTGGTTTGGCACCAGTCGTCAGGGCTACGACATCTTTTCACGCACGTTGTTTGGCACTCAAGCTGCGCTGCAAGTCGTCATTCTGGCAACGGTGTTGAGTGTGTTGGTGGGCGTTCCGTTGGGCATGGTGAGCGGCTATCTCGGTGGCAGGCTCGATCGCCTGTTGGTGTTTTTGATGGATGCGGTCTATACGCTGCCGGGATTGTTATTGTCGGTGACACTGGCGTTTGTGGTGGGTCGGGGGGTGATCAATGCGGCGATCGCTCTCAGCATTGCCTATGTGCCTCAATATTACCGGGTGGTACGAAATCATACGGTCAGCGTCAAGACGGAGCTATTCATCGAAGCAGCACAGGCGATGGGTGCCTCAACCTGGGTGGTATTGTCTCGCTATTTGTTTCTCAACGTGATTCAGAGTGTGCCTGTGCTGTTTACGCTGAATGCGGCGGATGCAGCCCTTACGTTGGGAAGTTTGGGTTTTTTGGGGTTAGGCTTACCGGATCAAACACCAGAATGGGGGCAAGATCTGCGGCAGGCATTGGATGCGTTGCCAACTGGCATTTGGTGGACAGCTTTATTTCCGGGGTTAGCCCTGACCTCCCTAGTGGTGGGCTTGTCTCTGCTGGGTGAAGGGTTGAATGAGTTTGTGAATCCGCTGTTGCGGCGTGAGGAGTGA
- a CDS encoding TraX family protein — protein sequence MQRSLTNYHIKLIAAATMLIDHIGVVFFPQEYLFRAIGRISFPLFAWLLVQGEAHTRNVWAYALRLLILALLSQPIYMQTFRVEDLNILFLLLIGLGCLRLSRAFPQYQFIPWLCGGALAQAVHANYEVYGIVVVGLLWQYRSHSIWWACWVLLHLMLLAADPSYGAFQFPAMVTPFLFQFTNGELGAKARWFYLFYPLHLAALYGIRLATATG from the coding sequence ATGCAGCGATCGCTGACCAACTATCACATTAAACTCATTGCCGCTGCGACAATGTTGATCGATCACATTGGCGTGGTTTTCTTTCCACAAGAATATTTATTTCGGGCGATCGGTCGAATTAGCTTTCCATTGTTTGCGTGGTTGCTGGTGCAGGGAGAAGCGCATACCCGCAATGTTTGGGCATATGCGTTGAGGTTGCTGATATTAGCCCTCCTATCTCAACCGATCTACATGCAGACTTTTCGAGTTGAGGATTTAAACATCCTCTTTTTGCTGCTAATTGGGTTAGGGTGTTTGCGGTTGTCGAGAGCCTTTCCTCAATACCAGTTCATTCCCTGGTTATGTGGAGGTGCGTTGGCGCAGGCTGTGCACGCTAACTATGAAGTGTATGGCATTGTCGTCGTTGGACTGCTCTGGCAGTATCGCTCTCATTCCATCTGGTGGGCGTGTTGGGTGCTGTTGCATCTGATGTTATTAGCCGCAGACCCCAGTTATGGTGCGTTTCAATTTCCGGCAATGGTAACACCATTTTTGTTTCAGTTTACGAATGGTGAACTGGGGGCAAAAGCTCGTTGGTTTTATTTGTTTTATCCTCTACATCTAGCAGCCCTGTATGGCATTCGATTAGCAACAGCAACCGGATAA
- a CDS encoding DUF1823 family protein: MLLTTDTIWAILKDTIDDTTANRLVWECLGYRYDEATGKWDSSQVAAEWREEYPEPPDFIASRPATVKLTRSIPKENKQLLKEELGFEGYKVGELVPRLTRRATIANWLLSHRKEQGL; the protein is encoded by the coding sequence ATGCTTCTCACCACCGACACCATCTGGGCAATTCTCAAAGACACTATCGACGATACAACCGCAAATCGACTCGTTTGGGAGTGTTTGGGCTATCGCTATGATGAAGCGACGGGCAAGTGGGATTCCAGTCAGGTCGCAGCGGAGTGGCGCGAGGAGTATCCTGAACCGCCTGACTTTATTGCCAGTCGTCCGGCAACGGTGAAGTTGACACGCTCCATTCCCAAAGAAAACAAACAATTGTTAAAAGAAGAATTGGGCTTTGAGGGTTACAAAGTGGGAGAATTAGTACCTCGGTTGACCCGACGAGCGACGATCGCCAACTGGTTGTTGAGCCACAGAAAAGAGCAGGGGTTGTAA
- a CDS encoding WD40 repeat domain-containing protein, whose amino-acid sequence MRIKAIAALLTGMLSVGSTQITTLVWELEVDTRGTEGTIEAAEFAKSDRFIVTGSADGKVNVWQQSDRQLVWQSIYWDGSIDGKTGEVEAVAFSPDGEWVAAGGNSDGIKIYRGSDGELVAELGGDGADGIAFSNNGQYFAAPDKNTLRLYNPADWERYDDFRVRHDCDVNSIDFSPDDQYVLTGSCDRTVKITRIEDGDQVREIDAAEEGGSIKSVRVSPDGQWIATGNGPEGAVKIFRFADGELIATLNHDGTNVEAVAFSPDGRYLATAGGDPEDNSPSEHTSFRIYRVDGFELQEQIIAHAEGVEYLDFSPDSQYLLSAGEDGILKLWQLNEASTNVTSLTTVVVAGLGMLGIAGAIAFWYKGKRGKAKG is encoded by the coding sequence ATGCGGATAAAGGCAATTGCAGCACTACTGACTGGAATGTTGTCTGTTGGCTCAACCCAAATCACGACGCTGGTTTGGGAATTGGAGGTCGATACACGCGGCACAGAGGGCACGATTGAGGCAGCCGAATTTGCTAAAAGCGATCGCTTCATTGTGACTGGCAGTGCCGATGGCAAAGTCAATGTGTGGCAACAGAGCGATCGCCAACTCGTGTGGCAGAGCATCTATTGGGATGGCTCCATAGACGGCAAAACAGGCGAAGTTGAGGCAGTCGCCTTCTCTCCTGATGGAGAATGGGTCGCCGCAGGTGGCAACTCAGACGGGATCAAAATCTACCGGGGCAGTGATGGCGAATTGGTAGCCGAGTTGGGTGGCGATGGAGCCGACGGCATTGCCTTCTCAAACAATGGACAGTATTTTGCAGCCCCCGACAAAAACACCCTCCGGCTCTATAACCCTGCCGATTGGGAACGATATGACGATTTTCGAGTACGGCATGATTGCGATGTCAACTCCATCGACTTCAGCCCAGACGATCAATATGTTTTGACCGGGTCATGCGATCGAACCGTGAAAATCACACGCATTGAGGATGGTGATCAAGTACGGGAGATTGACGCAGCTGAGGAAGGTGGCTCCATCAAATCCGTACGAGTGTCTCCAGATGGTCAATGGATTGCAACGGGAAATGGACCTGAAGGAGCCGTCAAAATTTTTCGCTTTGCAGATGGTGAGTTAATCGCAACCCTGAACCATGATGGAACCAATGTAGAAGCAGTCGCCTTCTCCCCGGATGGGCGTTACCTCGCGACCGCAGGCGGTGATCCAGAAGATAATTCCCCCAGTGAGCACACCAGTTTTAGAATTTATCGGGTAGACGGCTTTGAGCTTCAAGAGCAGATCATCGCCCATGCAGAAGGCGTGGAGTACCTGGACTTCTCCCCCGATAGCCAATACTTACTCTCTGCCGGAGAAGACGGCATCCTCAAACTCTGGCAACTCAATGAAGCATCAACCAACGTTACTTCCTTAACGACCGTGGTTGTCGCAGGATTAGGAATGTTGGGCATCGCAGGGGCGATCGCATTTTGGTACAAGGGCAAGAGGGGCAAGGCTAAAGGATGA